In Nocardioides marinus, one DNA window encodes the following:
- a CDS encoding metallophosphoesterase, with protein MLGPSLRSTRSTAVAALVVGAALSTLGGPAAPPAPAAPSAARSAVAADPDDRPTVRGLPRPDGAYRFVSFPDFLNQDVGDVTRASHWRKGDPTGTNAAYEKSLDHVLDDVASQRPEAFLVAGDLVEGEWGKDETGADPFGPHRTTPQRKQALKEAARIYYGDWLRRVTDHGLRAYPAVGDHEIGDDPWKPRGDAQERAWIRFKAHHTWLWKRQLVKHTYDAVRRAPGDDLRRVGGVSSPERGQAGDTAYAVRLDRNLLLVTVDVFRPTSNGVSVSLDPDQRAWLSTVLRRAKKQQVPWVVVQGHVPVLGPVRTRFSSGLTYEGSDLWALLRRHDVDAYLCGEVHDHTVIRRQGVVQMCHGGLFYRGESSYVLGQVTETKLMLETRYLQGDPQWSGTKLWSTEGGNGPRRVVYRKPSRVVGTYVLKRDPERPGRTNRVKQSRGISGVRPGR; from the coding sequence GTGCTCGGTCCCTCCCTCCGCTCGACCCGCTCGACCGCCGTCGCCGCGCTTGTGGTCGGCGCCGCCCTGAGCACCCTGGGCGGACCCGCAGCCCCGCCGGCGCCCGCGGCCCCGTCCGCCGCCCGGAGCGCGGTCGCGGCCGACCCCGACGACCGCCCGACCGTGCGCGGGCTCCCCCGGCCCGACGGCGCCTACCGCTTCGTGTCCTTCCCGGACTTCCTCAACCAGGACGTCGGCGACGTGACCCGCGCGTCCCACTGGCGCAAGGGCGACCCGACGGGCACCAACGCCGCCTACGAGAAGTCCCTCGACCACGTCCTCGACGACGTCGCCTCGCAACGACCCGAGGCGTTCCTCGTCGCCGGCGACCTGGTCGAGGGCGAGTGGGGCAAGGACGAGACCGGTGCCGACCCGTTCGGGCCGCACCGCACCACCCCGCAGCGCAAGCAGGCCCTCAAGGAAGCAGCGCGGATCTACTACGGCGACTGGCTGCGTCGCGTCACCGACCACGGGCTGCGGGCCTACCCCGCCGTCGGCGACCACGAGATCGGCGACGACCCGTGGAAGCCGCGCGGTGACGCGCAGGAGCGGGCGTGGATCCGGTTCAAGGCCCACCACACCTGGCTGTGGAAGCGGCAGCTGGTCAAGCACACCTACGACGCCGTGCGGCGCGCACCCGGCGACGACCTGCGCCGGGTCGGCGGGGTCTCGAGCCCGGAGCGCGGCCAGGCCGGCGACACGGCGTACGCCGTCCGGCTGGACCGGAACCTGCTGCTGGTCACCGTCGACGTGTTCCGGCCGACCTCCAACGGCGTCTCGGTCAGCCTGGACCCCGACCAGCGTGCCTGGCTCTCGACCGTGCTGCGCCGGGCGAAGAAGCAGCAGGTCCCGTGGGTCGTCGTGCAGGGGCACGTGCCGGTCCTCGGGCCGGTGCGCACCCGCTTCTCCTCCGGCCTCACCTACGAGGGCAGCGACCTGTGGGCGCTGCTGCGCAGGCACGACGTGGATGCCTACCTGTGCGGCGAGGTGCACGACCACACCGTGATCCGCCGCCAGGGGGTCGTGCAGATGTGCCACGGCGGGCTGTTCTACCGGGGCGAGTCGTCCTACGTGCTCGGGCAGGTGACCGAGACCAAGCTGATGCTCGAGACGCGCTACCTCCAGGGTGACCCGCAGTGGAGCGGCACCAAGCTGTGGTCGACCGAGGGCGGCAACGGGCCGCGACGCGTGGTCTACCGCAAGCCTTCGCGGGTCGTCGGCACCTACGTGCTCAAGCGCGACCCCGAGCGCCCGGGCCGGACCAACCGGGTCAAGCAGTCCCGCGGCATCTCGGGTGTCAGACCAGGTCGGTGA
- a CDS encoding phosphotransferase family protein, with amino-acid sequence MTQAPPPADLKMQRSSRDAARVPEVLEGWLSRLLPAGAEPEVVLHSGIDSNGMSSETLVLDATWTEDGSRDTVPLVARVAPAPQDFPVFPRYELGHQYEVIRQVGELTDVPVPGVRWLEESGEVLGTPCFLMDRVDGVVPPDVLPYPFGDNWLYDADRADQRRLQDSTVDVLARLHAIDEPLERFGYLAPEQDGETLLHRNLAKVRAWYHFAVRDLAPSPIVERALTWLEANVPTAEEQGDPVLCWGDARIGNVIYRDFEPVAVLDWEMVTLGPRALDVSWLLFAHQVFESIVGMLELPGMPHFLREEDVVTTYAERTGVELGDLDWYHVYNGLQWCIVFMRTGARQVHFGEIEMPADIESLFHCKPLLESILAKVGA; translated from the coding sequence GTGACCCAGGCGCCACCGCCCGCAGACCTGAAGATGCAGCGCAGCAGCCGTGACGCGGCGCGTGTGCCCGAGGTGCTGGAGGGCTGGCTGAGCCGTCTGCTCCCTGCCGGCGCCGAGCCGGAGGTGGTGCTGCACAGCGGCATCGACAGCAACGGCATGTCCTCCGAGACCCTCGTCCTGGACGCGACCTGGACCGAGGACGGCTCGCGCGACACGGTGCCACTGGTCGCCCGCGTCGCGCCCGCGCCGCAGGACTTCCCGGTCTTCCCGCGCTACGAGCTCGGCCACCAGTACGAGGTCATCCGCCAGGTCGGCGAGCTCACCGACGTCCCGGTCCCCGGCGTGCGCTGGCTGGAGGAGTCCGGTGAGGTGCTCGGCACCCCGTGCTTCCTCATGGACCGCGTGGACGGCGTCGTGCCGCCCGACGTCCTGCCCTACCCCTTCGGCGACAACTGGCTCTACGACGCCGACCGCGCCGACCAGCGCCGCCTGCAGGACTCCACCGTCGACGTGCTGGCCCGGCTGCACGCCATTGACGAGCCCCTCGAGCGCTTCGGCTACCTCGCCCCCGAGCAGGACGGCGAGACGCTGCTGCACCGCAACCTCGCCAAGGTCCGCGCGTGGTACCACTTCGCGGTCCGCGACCTCGCGCCGTCCCCGATCGTCGAGCGGGCCCTGACCTGGCTCGAGGCGAACGTCCCGACCGCCGAGGAGCAGGGTGACCCGGTGCTGTGCTGGGGAGACGCCCGCATCGGCAACGTCATCTACCGCGACTTCGAGCCGGTGGCCGTCCTGGACTGGGAGATGGTCACCCTCGGGCCGCGCGCGCTCGACGTCAGCTGGCTGCTCTTCGCCCACCAGGTCTTCGAGTCGATCGTCGGCATGCTCGAGCTGCCCGGCATGCCGCACTTCCTGCGCGAGGAGGACGTGGTGACGACGTACGCCGAGCGCACCGGCGTCGAGCTCGGCGACCTCGACTGGTACCACGTCTACAACGGGCTGCAGTGGTGCATCGTCTTCATGCGCACCGGCGCCCGCCAAGTCCACTTCGGGGAGATCGAGATGCCTGCGGACATCGAGTCGCTGTTCCACTGCAAGCCGCTGCTGGAGTCGATCCTGGCGAAGGTGGGTGCCTGA
- a CDS encoding aldehyde dehydrogenase → MSLDRDAFYIDGGWRAPATDATLQVVSPHSEEVIATVPEAAPADVDAAVAAARQAFDHGPWPRMTPQERIAVIEAFSGLYAAKLTEMAELISLEMGSPTSFSQLAQSPAPWMQIESFLAIAREFPWEAARPGALGSDVVVRHEPVGVVAAIPPWNVPQFTVMSKVVPALLAGCTVVVKPAPESPLDCYLMAELLHEAGVPAGAVNIVAGGREVGQHLVAHPGVDKVAFTGSTAAGRAIGAVCGEQLKRVSLELGGKSAAIVLEDADLAATVEGLKFLSVMNSGQACVAQTRVLAPRSRYEEVVEALAAGIGGMQVGDPMDPATEIGPMVAQRQQERVAKYIALGQEEGARLVTGGVGMPDGLDRGWYVRPTVFADVDNRMRIAQEEIFGPVVSVIAYDGVEDAVRIANDSDYGLAGTVWTTDVDAGLEVARGVRTGTYGINTYTMDFAAPFGGFKASGLGREFGPEGLGQYTEVKSIYTPPPAG, encoded by the coding sequence ATGAGCCTCGACCGCGACGCCTTCTACATCGACGGCGGCTGGCGCGCCCCCGCCACCGACGCCACCCTGCAGGTGGTCTCCCCGCACAGCGAGGAGGTGATCGCGACCGTGCCGGAGGCGGCGCCGGCCGACGTCGACGCCGCGGTGGCGGCCGCTCGACAGGCCTTCGACCACGGCCCCTGGCCGCGGATGACGCCCCAGGAGCGGATCGCGGTCATCGAGGCCTTCTCGGGGCTCTACGCCGCCAAGCTCACCGAGATGGCCGAGCTGATCAGCCTCGAGATGGGCTCGCCCACCTCCTTCTCCCAGCTCGCCCAGTCGCCGGCGCCGTGGATGCAGATCGAGTCGTTCCTGGCGATCGCGCGGGAGTTCCCGTGGGAGGCCGCCCGACCCGGCGCCCTGGGCTCCGACGTCGTGGTGCGTCACGAGCCCGTGGGTGTCGTGGCGGCCATCCCGCCGTGGAACGTCCCGCAGTTCACCGTGATGTCCAAGGTCGTCCCGGCCCTGCTCGCCGGGTGCACCGTCGTGGTCAAGCCGGCCCCCGAGTCGCCGCTGGACTGCTACCTGATGGCCGAGCTGCTCCACGAGGCCGGCGTGCCGGCCGGCGCGGTCAACATCGTGGCCGGCGGCCGCGAGGTCGGCCAGCACCTGGTCGCCCACCCCGGCGTCGACAAGGTCGCCTTCACCGGCTCCACCGCCGCGGGGCGGGCGATCGGTGCCGTCTGCGGTGAGCAGCTCAAGCGGGTCTCCCTCGAGCTGGGCGGCAAGTCGGCCGCGATCGTGCTCGAGGACGCCGACCTCGCCGCCACCGTCGAGGGGCTGAAGTTCCTCTCGGTGATGAACTCCGGCCAGGCCTGCGTCGCCCAGACCCGGGTCCTCGCGCCCCGCTCGCGCTACGAGGAGGTCGTCGAGGCGCTCGCGGCCGGCATCGGCGGCATGCAGGTCGGCGACCCGATGGACCCCGCCACCGAGATCGGCCCGATGGTCGCCCAGCGCCAGCAGGAGCGGGTCGCCAAGTACATCGCCCTGGGTCAGGAGGAGGGTGCCCGCCTGGTCACCGGAGGCGTCGGGATGCCCGACGGCCTGGACCGCGGCTGGTACGTCCGCCCCACGGTGTTCGCCGACGTGGACAACCGGATGCGGATCGCGCAGGAGGAGATCTTCGGCCCCGTGGTCTCGGTGATCGCCTACGACGGGGTCGAGGACGCCGTACGCATCGCCAACGACTCCGATTACGGCCTGGCCGGCACCGTGTGGACCACCGACGTCGACGCGGGGCTCGAGGTCGCCCGCGGGGTGCGCACCGGCACCTACGGCATCAACACCTACACGATGGACTTCGCCGCTCCGTTCGGCGGCTTCAAGGCCTCCGGCCTGGGCCGGGAGTTCGGCCCCGAGGGCCTGGGGCAGTACACCGAGGTGAAGTCGATCTACACCCCGCCGCCGGCCGGCTGA
- a CDS encoding succinic semialdehyde dehydrogenase translates to MSASTPDPTGRPLADGPHDPEHDPTASYALEPEYVEALTRRILATSGETAEVRSPINGAPLAHIPQSTEDDVVEAFARARRAQEAWARTSLEHRSAIMMRLHDLVLDRQDEILDLIVWESGKARKHAFDEPMHIALTARYYGRTASEHLGTKRKLGVVPGLTRVEVNRVPKGVVGIISPWNYPFTMALCDGLPALLAGNAVVAKPDAQTMLSALLGAQLLEEAGFPKDLWQVVAGPGSRVGTSVIGKADYICFTGSTATGKKVAAGCAERLIGCSLELGGKNPMLVLRDADVERAAEGAVRASFSNAGQLCVSMERLFVADQVYDRFRERFVARTQAMTLGATLDWGNDMGSLISQDQLDTVTRHVEDAVAKGAQVLCGGRARPDLGPFYFEPTILEGVTPDMTCFGEETFGPVISLYRFHDEADAVARANDGEYGLNASIYSRDGARARDLARQVKCGTVNINEAFGATFASIDSPMGGMRESGMGRRQGSEGIHRYTESQSVGQQKLIRFAPMLGMSDEQYAGVMTANLRLMKKLGRA, encoded by the coding sequence ATGAGCGCCTCCACCCCCGATCCCACCGGCCGCCCGCTCGCCGACGGCCCGCACGACCCCGAGCACGACCCCACCGCTTCCTACGCCCTAGAGCCGGAGTACGTCGAGGCGCTCACGCGGCGCATCCTGGCGACCTCGGGGGAGACCGCGGAGGTCCGCTCGCCGATCAACGGCGCGCCCCTGGCCCACATCCCTCAGTCCACCGAGGACGACGTCGTGGAGGCCTTCGCGCGCGCCCGGCGCGCCCAGGAGGCCTGGGCGCGCACCAGCCTGGAGCACCGCTCGGCGATCATGATGCGGCTGCACGACCTGGTGCTCGACCGCCAGGACGAGATCCTCGACCTGATCGTGTGGGAGTCGGGCAAGGCCCGCAAGCACGCGTTCGACGAGCCGATGCACATCGCGCTCACCGCGCGCTACTACGGCCGCACCGCCTCAGAGCACCTCGGCACCAAGCGCAAGCTCGGCGTGGTCCCCGGCCTGACCCGGGTCGAGGTCAACCGGGTGCCGAAGGGCGTCGTCGGCATCATCTCGCCGTGGAACTACCCCTTCACCATGGCGCTGTGCGACGGCCTCCCGGCCCTGCTGGCCGGCAACGCCGTCGTGGCCAAGCCCGACGCCCAGACCATGCTCTCCGCCCTGCTCGGCGCCCAGCTGCTCGAGGAGGCGGGCTTCCCGAAGGACCTGTGGCAGGTCGTCGCCGGGCCCGGCTCGCGGGTGGGCACGTCGGTGATCGGCAAGGCCGACTACATCTGCTTCACCGGCTCGACCGCCACCGGCAAGAAGGTCGCGGCCGGGTGCGCCGAGCGGCTCATCGGCTGCTCGCTGGAGCTCGGCGGCAAGAACCCCATGCTGGTGCTGCGTGACGCCGACGTCGAGCGCGCGGCCGAGGGCGCCGTCCGCGCCTCGTTCTCCAACGCCGGTCAGCTGTGCGTCTCCATGGAGCGCCTCTTCGTCGCCGACCAGGTCTACGACCGGTTCCGGGAGCGCTTCGTGGCCCGCACCCAGGCCATGACCCTGGGCGCCACCCTGGACTGGGGCAACGACATGGGCTCGTTGATCAGCCAGGACCAGCTCGACACCGTCACCCGCCACGTCGAGGACGCGGTGGCCAAGGGCGCCCAGGTGCTCTGCGGCGGCAGGGCCCGGCCCGACCTCGGCCCGTTCTACTTCGAGCCGACGATCCTCGAGGGCGTCACCCCCGACATGACCTGCTTCGGCGAGGAGACCTTCGGACCGGTCATCTCCCTCTACCGCTTCCACGACGAGGCCGACGCCGTGGCCCGCGCCAACGACGGCGAGTACGGCCTCAACGCCTCGATCTACAGCCGTGACGGCGCCCGCGCCCGTGACCTGGCCCGTCAGGTCAAGTGCGGCACCGTCAACATCAACGAGGCCTTCGGTGCCACCTTCGCCAGCATCGACTCCCCGATGGGCGGCATGCGCGAGTCCGGCATGGGCCGCCGCCAGGGCAGCGAGGGCATCCACCGCTACACCGAGTCCCAGTCGGTGGGCCAGCAGAAGCTGATCCGCTTCGCCCCGATGCTGGGCATGTCCGACGAGCAGTACGCCGGTGTGATGACCGCGAACCTGCGCCTGATGAAGAAGCTGGGAAGGGCCTGA
- a CDS encoding GMC family oxidoreductase codes for MGKHATFDYDVLVIGSGFGGSVSALRLTEKGYKVGVIEAGARFEDSDFSSGTLDITSYLWAPALGCYGIQRIDAVRDTLIVAGAGVGGGSLVYANTLYEPLPAFYNDAQWSHITDWRDELAPYYDQAKRMLGVVENPVRTPADDVMEKVATDMGVADTFHPTPVGVFFGGPGADPDEKVADPFFGGAGPDRNPCRNCGECMSGCRHNAKNTLVKNYLYLAEKNGAKVMPLTTVTRVSPRDGGGYDVAVKFTKARRATARTTRTLTAEHVVFAAASLGTQKLLHRMKDEGHLPGLSDRLGYLSRTNSESILGAIAPSSDTTDYSYGVAITSSFHPDADTHIEPVRYGKGFNTMALMQTVLTDGDGDEPRWRSWLKEMWNQRRNIKELYDLKHWSERTVIALVMQSLDNSIQTYGKKGPLGWRMTSRQGHGAPNPTWIPVANEAVRRMARLLGGTPGGNIGEPFNMPLTAHFIGGCAIGDSIENGVIDPYQRIYGHPGLHVADGSAISANLGVNPSLTITAQAERMMALWPNKGEADARPPLGADYERIAPVAPASPAVPAAAPGALRLPIVGVS; via the coding sequence ATGGGCAAGCACGCGACCTTCGACTACGACGTCCTGGTCATCGGGTCCGGCTTCGGCGGCTCGGTCTCCGCGCTGCGGCTGACGGAGAAGGGCTACAAGGTCGGCGTCATCGAGGCCGGCGCCCGGTTCGAGGACTCCGACTTCTCCTCCGGCACCCTCGACATCACCAGCTACCTGTGGGCGCCCGCCCTGGGGTGCTACGGCATCCAGCGCATCGACGCGGTCCGCGACACGCTGATCGTGGCCGGCGCGGGTGTCGGCGGCGGCTCCCTGGTCTACGCCAACACCCTCTACGAGCCGCTGCCGGCGTTCTACAACGACGCCCAGTGGAGCCACATCACCGACTGGCGCGACGAGCTCGCGCCGTACTACGACCAGGCCAAGCGGATGCTCGGTGTCGTCGAGAACCCCGTGCGGACCCCGGCCGACGACGTGATGGAGAAGGTCGCGACCGACATGGGCGTGGCCGACACCTTCCACCCGACGCCGGTGGGCGTCTTCTTCGGCGGTCCCGGTGCCGACCCGGACGAGAAGGTCGCCGACCCGTTCTTCGGCGGCGCCGGCCCCGACCGCAACCCGTGCCGCAACTGCGGTGAGTGCATGTCGGGCTGCCGCCACAACGCCAAGAACACCCTGGTCAAGAACTACCTCTACCTCGCGGAGAAGAACGGCGCGAAGGTGATGCCGCTGACCACGGTCACCCGGGTCAGCCCCCGTGACGGCGGCGGGTACGACGTCGCGGTGAAGTTCACCAAGGCCCGGCGGGCCACCGCGCGGACCACCCGCACGCTCACCGCCGAGCACGTCGTGTTCGCCGCGGCCTCGCTGGGGACGCAGAAGCTGCTGCACCGGATGAAGGACGAGGGCCACCTGCCCGGGCTGTCGGACCGCCTGGGCTACCTCTCCCGCACCAACTCCGAGTCGATCCTCGGCGCGATCGCGCCGAGCAGCGACACCACGGACTACTCCTACGGCGTCGCGATCACCTCGAGCTTCCACCCCGACGCCGACACCCACATCGAGCCGGTGCGCTACGGCAAGGGCTTCAACACCATGGCGCTGATGCAGACGGTGCTGACCGACGGTGACGGCGACGAGCCGCGCTGGCGCAGCTGGCTGAAGGAGATGTGGAACCAGCGCAGAAACATCAAGGAGCTCTACGACCTCAAGCACTGGTCGGAGCGGACCGTGATCGCGCTGGTCATGCAGTCGCTGGACAACTCCATCCAGACCTACGGGAAGAAGGGCCCCCTGGGCTGGCGGATGACCTCCCGTCAGGGCCACGGTGCCCCCAACCCGACGTGGATCCCGGTCGCCAACGAGGCCGTACGCCGGATGGCCCGCCTGCTCGGCGGCACGCCCGGCGGCAACATCGGCGAGCCGTTCAACATGCCGCTGACCGCCCACTTCATCGGCGGCTGCGCGATCGGCGACTCGATCGAGAACGGCGTGATCGACCCCTACCAGCGCATCTACGGCCACCCCGGCCTGCACGTCGCCGACGGCTCGGCGATCAGCGCCAACCTGGGCGTCAACCCGTCGCTGACGATCACCGCCCAGGCCGAGCGGATGATGGCGCTGTGGCCCAACAAGGGCGAGGCCGACGCGCGCCCGCCGCTGGGTGCCGACTACGAGCGCATCGCCCCCGTGGCCCCGGCCTCCCCGGCCGTCCCGGCCGCGGCTCCCGGCGCGCTGCGACTCCCGATCGTGGGGGTCTCCTGA
- the guaA gene encoding glutamine-hydrolyzing GMP synthase, whose protein sequence is MTDAPEHDLVLVVDFGAQYAQLIARRVREARVYSEIVPHDMPVAEMLAKGPKAIILSGGPSSVYADGAPSIDRAMFTSGTPVFGMCYGFQLMALGLGGTVDNNGAREYGRTPVTIGEHGVLLEGIPAQHNVWMSHGDSVSQAPEGFSVLASTEGTPVAAFENVEAGFAGVQWHPEVMHSEHGQRILEHFLWNIAKCAPTWTIGNIAEEQVERVRAQIGETGRAICGLSGGVDSAVAGAIVAKAIGERLTCVYVDHGLMRKGESEQVERDFVAATGAKLVVVDAEKQFLDALAGVSDPETKRKIIGREFIRTFEAAQSDIIEAAPEGTTVGFLVQGTLYPDVVESGHGAGAATIKSHHNVGGLPEDIEFELVEPLRTLFKDEVRAVGAQLGLPDVIVQRQPFPGPGLGIRIIGEVTRERLDILREADAIAREEMTRAGLDHDIWQMPVVLLADVRSVGVQGDGRTYGHPVVLRPVTSEDAMTADWARLPYEVLERISTRITNEVPEVNRVTVDITSKPPGTIEWE, encoded by the coding sequence ATGACGGATGCGCCCGAGCACGACCTGGTCCTCGTCGTCGACTTCGGCGCCCAGTACGCCCAGCTGATCGCGCGCCGCGTGCGCGAGGCTCGGGTCTACTCCGAGATCGTGCCCCACGACATGCCGGTCGCCGAGATGCTGGCCAAGGGCCCGAAGGCGATCATCCTCTCCGGCGGCCCGTCCTCGGTGTACGCCGACGGCGCCCCGTCGATCGACCGGGCCATGTTCACCAGCGGGACCCCGGTCTTCGGCATGTGCTACGGCTTCCAGCTGATGGCGCTCGGGCTGGGCGGCACCGTCGACAACAACGGGGCGCGGGAGTACGGCCGGACCCCGGTCACCATCGGCGAGCACGGCGTGCTCCTCGAGGGTATCCCCGCCCAGCACAACGTCTGGATGTCGCACGGCGACTCGGTCTCCCAGGCTCCCGAGGGCTTCTCGGTGCTCGCCAGCACCGAGGGCACCCCTGTGGCGGCGTTCGAGAACGTCGAGGCCGGGTTCGCCGGGGTGCAGTGGCACCCGGAGGTGATGCACTCCGAGCACGGCCAGCGCATCCTCGAGCACTTCCTCTGGAACATCGCCAAGTGCGCCCCCACCTGGACCATCGGCAACATCGCCGAGGAGCAGGTCGAGCGGGTCCGCGCGCAGATCGGGGAGACCGGCCGCGCGATCTGCGGCCTCTCCGGCGGTGTTGACTCCGCGGTGGCCGGCGCGATCGTCGCGAAGGCGATCGGGGAGCGGCTCACCTGCGTCTACGTCGACCACGGGCTGATGCGCAAGGGCGAGTCCGAGCAGGTCGAGCGCGACTTCGTCGCGGCCACCGGCGCGAAGCTGGTCGTCGTCGATGCGGAGAAGCAGTTCCTCGACGCGCTGGCCGGCGTCAGCGACCCCGAGACCAAGCGCAAGATCATCGGCCGGGAGTTCATCCGCACCTTCGAGGCCGCCCAGTCCGACATCATCGAGGCTGCCCCCGAGGGCACCACCGTCGGCTTCCTGGTGCAGGGCACGCTCTACCCCGACGTGGTCGAGTCCGGCCACGGTGCCGGCGCGGCCACCATCAAGAGCCACCACAACGTGGGCGGCCTGCCCGAGGACATCGAGTTCGAGCTCGTCGAGCCGCTGCGCACCCTGTTCAAGGACGAGGTCCGCGCGGTGGGTGCCCAGCTCGGCCTGCCCGACGTCATCGTCCAGCGCCAGCCCTTCCCCGGCCCGGGCCTGGGCATCCGCATCATCGGCGAGGTGACCCGCGAGCGGCTCGACATCCTGCGCGAGGCCGACGCCATCGCCCGCGAGGAGATGACCCGCGCCGGCCTCGACCACGACATCTGGCAGATGCCGGTCGTGCTGCTCGCCGACGTCCGCAGCGTCGGCGTCCAGGGCGACGGCCGCACCTACGGCCACCCGGTGGTCCTGCGGCCGGTCACCTCCGAGGACGCCATGACCGCCGACTGGGCGCGCCTGCCCTACGAGGTGCTGGAGCGGATCTCGACCCGCATCACCAACGAGGTGCCCGAGGTCAACCGGGTCACCGTCGACATCACCAGCAAGCCGCCGGGCACCATCGAGTGGGAGTGA
- a CDS encoding SDR family NAD(P)-dependent oxidoreductase yields the protein MTQPPEPTATDATYLERVDPDELATTLKVLSELHLLAPDHPDVRTVKHATGHMWKLIKKTRRAALRAERAAHDRAVVERTATGSALRIDDETAGLPLVSTAQGAYAGELITARGCYICKSDYTLVDAFYHGLCPDCAAFSHAKRDQRTDLTGKRALLTGGRAKIGMYIALRLLRDGADLTITTRFPKDAVRRFAAMEDSADWLHRLTVVGIDLRDPTQVVALTDDVAAGGPLDILINNACQTVRRSPGAYSQLVEMESAPLPDLPVLPEMVSFDRISEAHPAAITGALREHAVAHHEGESAEHAAAVHNAASLTALALKAGHASLDAHLAGTAVDAGGLLPDLQTTNSWTQVVDEVDPLELLEVQFCNAIAPFLLVSRLRPAMRAAVARGARRAYVVNVSAMEGQFGGRRYKGAGHPHTNMAKASLNMLTRTSAEEMFETDRILMTAVDTGWITDERPHQEKLRIAAEGWHAPLDLVDGAARVYDPIVRGEAGEDLFGCFLKDYVKAPW from the coding sequence GTGACCCAGCCGCCCGAGCCCACGGCCACCGACGCGACGTACCTCGAGCGGGTCGATCCCGACGAGCTGGCCACGACGCTCAAGGTGCTCTCCGAACTGCACCTGCTCGCGCCCGACCACCCCGACGTCCGCACGGTCAAGCACGCCACCGGGCACATGTGGAAGCTGATCAAGAAGACCCGCAGGGCGGCCCTCCGGGCGGAGCGTGCCGCCCACGACCGCGCCGTCGTGGAGCGGACCGCGACCGGCTCGGCCCTGCGCATCGACGACGAGACCGCCGGCCTCCCGCTGGTCTCCACCGCCCAGGGCGCCTACGCCGGCGAGCTCATCACCGCCCGCGGCTGCTACATCTGCAAGAGCGACTACACCCTGGTCGACGCCTTCTACCACGGGCTGTGCCCCGACTGCGCTGCCTTCTCCCACGCCAAGCGCGACCAGCGCACCGACCTCACCGGGAAGCGGGCCCTGCTCACGGGCGGCCGCGCCAAGATCGGCATGTACATCGCCCTGCGACTGCTGCGCGACGGGGCGGACCTGACGATCACCACCCGGTTCCCCAAGGACGCCGTACGCCGGTTCGCGGCCATGGAGGACTCCGCGGACTGGCTGCACCGGCTGACCGTGGTCGGTATCGACCTGCGCGACCCCACCCAGGTGGTCGCGCTGACCGACGACGTCGCCGCCGGGGGTCCGCTGGACATCCTGATCAACAACGCCTGCCAGACCGTCCGCCGCAGCCCGGGCGCCTACTCCCAGCTCGTCGAGATGGAGTCCGCCCCGCTGCCGGACCTGCCCGTGCTGCCGGAGATGGTCTCCTTCGACCGGATCTCCGAGGCGCACCCCGCCGCCATCACCGGCGCGCTGCGCGAGCACGCGGTCGCCCACCACGAGGGCGAGTCCGCGGAGCACGCCGCGGCGGTCCACAACGCCGCCAGCCTCACCGCCCTGGCGCTCAAGGCCGGTCACGCCTCCCTCGACGCACACCTGGCCGGCACCGCCGTCGACGCCGGCGGCCTGCTCCCCGACCTGCAGACCACCAACTCCTGGACCCAGGTCGTCGACGAGGTCGACCCCTTGGAGCTGCTCGAGGTGCAGTTCTGCAACGCGATCGCGCCGTTCCTGCTGGTCTCCCGGCTGCGCCCGGCGATGCGCGCGGCGGTCGCCCGCGGTGCGCGCCGCGCGTACGTCGTCAACGTCAGCGCGATGGAGGGCCAGTTCGGCGGGCGGCGCTACAAGGGCGCCGGACACCCGCACACCAACATGGCCAAGGCCTCGCTCAACATGCTCACCCGGACCTCGGCCGAGGAGATGTTCGAGACCGACCGGATCCTGATGACCGCCGTGGACACCGGCTGGATCACCGACGAGCGCCCGCACCAGGAGAAGCTGCGCATCGCCGCCGAGGGCTGGCACGCCCCGCTCGACCTCGTCGACGGCGCCGCCCGGGTCTACGACCCGATCGTGCGCGGCGAGGCCGGCGAGGACCTCTTCGGCTGCTTCCTCAAGGACTACGTCAAGGCGCCCTGGTAG